A single Mercenaria mercenaria strain notata chromosome 9, MADL_Memer_1, whole genome shotgun sequence DNA region contains:
- the LOC128559306 gene encoding uncharacterized protein LOC128559306, whose amino-acid sequence MTQQLTKQKNRADPHKHENLKQTDSKSKRKNRADPDKHENLKQTDSKSKRRNRADPHKHENLKQIDGNSKRKNRADPDKHKNLKQTDSTSKRKNRADPDKHENLKQTDSTSKRKNRADPDKHENLKQTDSKSKRKTRADPDKHENLKQTENSTSKRKNRADPDKHENLKQTDSKSKRKNQADPDKHQKQKQIDNNSKRKNRVDPDKHDNQKQTDRKSKRKNRADPDKHQKQKQTDNKSKQKNRSVTSFQEAIEQFRNKCSQMPVFTCCVCNRLLFRQQVKCCNILKFPNKELILCCIYANNMHKPQTTCKEDCKQCPKWICFICNHHLMKNNIPNQSSLNHLNLDKQPNCLQTLNNLEKHLVSSVIPFMKIVSLPKGSQKGIHGPVVCVPSNISSTVQTLPRQFTDSTIITVKLKRKLEYKGHHLYQQVSVNKIHEALLYLKQKSPHFSGIDIEMTNVTSTTEPILAPPDVPVTVTHPETISTPTTQQNSQHEPAINSVSLNFFYLADSDDISDDIHETSAPMVSCLEPEDLTQTLGPEETPDSVFCVASGQGFLPMTVFNMESQAFPYLFPTGKNTFSQSRNIKLGLNRYFNNRLFSADSRFASDPQYIFYSQYVSELNTINSSVSIAMRKSSSTTFDQQHLTATQLRDPETRKQILSSDKCYQFLSTSRGSPPYWEKTLKDLFAMVKQFNNPTCFCSFSAADRRWPEIVTAICTQQGKPVPEDLDWPTYTNIINSNPVTACRMFQNRVLSFITDLILSLVQPIGEVSDFFYRTEFQSRGWPHIHCLFWCSDAPSFDPNTSNNEDFINYIDKYITCNIPDQQSDPELFEIVTSVQMHSKRHSKSCRKGSKQCRFNFPRPVSLNTFIAVPTDAPDNIPLGTYKKAATNTLSAVWDMINSSQEEDTQVTVSAIFEAVNITPDQYRAAHCALATKNTVVFKRNITECWVNPYNSHLLRAWNGNMDIQPVLDVYSCIMYIVSYISKAERELGDLLRNAQKEANEGHLEPVKQLRKLGNVYLNSREVSIMEAVYRVTGMHLKQSSRQVFIPVDRHSIKLSKPLKYLREQDENIWMTSLTDRYLARPTSSDFEQICLAKFARDYCIKDRTNQNTDHLPEQSTNTAESNVYTLQNNLGTIMKRKKPAVIRYMKVNKDKKSEDYYHNILRLYFPHRSKELKPINFETFEEMFQQLSPILLPMIAQFEKLSQDLDEAWRSLQERGFPEDAWADVAPNQEPSRREDDEELQNALRLFKDNAQEKPEEDIPDFSPNHTAATSTYHIDSQHAPSNSHIEQRNRLRNINHQQAQIFHFVRTWARIKEHGDNVKPFYIFLTGGAGTGKSFTIKSIYHEVNRTFTRPSGNPDLPVVLLVSYTGTAAFNINGQTIHSAFSINRGMSKVLPEDSANTLRSNLQDLQLLIIDEVSMFPADLLNLIHCRLQQIKQPFSSSAYFEAVDMCHDSKTQKTFKRNQPLDVKNTNLRANIIICCGARVMLTMNIDVADGLTNGAMGTVTSVITQTCPLGLPDAVCVLFQEERVGLKSRTSVKPPQNVDRSSTVIVPQTELIQSRPFQVTRHQYPLMLAWAVTTHKNSRRYY is encoded by the exons ATGACACAACAATTGACAAAACAAAAGAATCGAGCTGATCCTCATAAACAtgaaaacttgaaacagacagaTAGTAAATCGAAACGGAAGAATCGGGCTGATCCTGATAAACAtgaaaacttgaaacagacagaTAGTAAATCGAAACGGAGGAATCGAGCTGATCCTCATAAACATGAAAACTTGAAACAGATAGATGGTAATTCGAAACGGAAGAATCGAGCTGATCCTGATAAACataaaaacttgaaacagacagaTAGTACATCAAAGCGGAAGAATCGAGCTGATCCTGATAAACATGAAAACCTGAAACAGACAGATAGTACGTCAAAGCGGAAAAATCGAGCTGATCCTGATAAACATGAAAATCTGAAACAGACAGATAGTAAGTCAAAACGGAAAACTCGAGCTGATCCTGATAAACATGAAAATCTGAAACAGACAGAAA ATAGTACGTCAAAACGGAAAAATCGAGCTGATCCTGATAAACATGAAAATCTGAAACAGACAGATAGTAAGTCAAAACGGAAAAATCAAGCTGATCCTGATAAACATCAGAAACAGAAACAGATAGATAATAACTCGAAACGGAAGAATAGGGTTGATCCTGATAAACACGACAATCAGAAACAGACagatagaaagtcaaaaagaaagaATAGAGCTGATCCTGATAAACATCAGAAACAGAAACAAACTGACAATAAGTCAAAACAGAAAAATAGATCTGTCACATCTTTTCAAGAAGCTATTGAACAGTTTAGAAACAAGTGTTCTCAAATGCCAGTTTTTACATGCTGTGTTTGCAACCGGCTTCTGTTTCGCCAACAAGTAAAGTGCTGTAATATACTGAAATTTCCAAACAAAGAACTTATACTATGTTGCATATATGCCAATAACATGCACAAACCTCAAACAACATGTAAAGAAGATTGTAAACAGTGTCCAAAGTGGATATGTTTCATCTGTAACCACCAccttatgaaaaataatattccGAATCAATCCTCTCTCAACCATTTAAACTTGGATAAACAGCCAAACTGCTtacaaactttaaacaatttagaGAAACATTTAGTATCATCAGTAATTCCTTTTATGAAGATCGTTTCATTGCCTAAAGGTAGTCAGAAGGGAATACATGGTCCAGTTGTTTGTGTGCCATCAAATATTTCAAGTACTGTTCAAACGCTACCACGCCAGTTTACAGACAGTACAATTATTACAGTGAAATTGAAAAGGAAGTTAGAATATAAGGGCCACCACCTTTACCAGCAAGTTTCTGTGAACAAAATACACGAAGCTCTACTGTACCTAAAGCAGAAGAGTCCACATTTCTCTG GCATTGATATAGAAATGACTAATGTTACATCCACAACAGAACCTATACTTGCACCCCCTGATGTTCCTGTTACAGTGACACATCCAGAAACAATCAGTACTCCAACAACACAACAAAACTCTCAACATG AGCCTGCCATCAATTCTGTTTCCCTTAACTTCTTTTATCTTGCAGATTCAGATGACATCAGTGATGACATCCATGAAACTTCAGCCCCTATGGTATCCTGTCTAGAGCCAGAAGATTTAACTCAAACTTTAGGACCTGAAGAAACACCAGATTCAGTTTTCTGTGTTGCATCTGGCCAAGGATTCCTGCCAATGACTGTTTTTAACATGGAATCTCAGGCATTTCCATATTTGTTCCCCACAGGCAAAAACACCTTCAGTCAAAGTAGAAACATAAAGCTTGGACTCAATCGATACTTCAACAATCGATTGTTCAGTGCTGATTCACGATTCGCTAGTGACCCACAGTATATCTTTTACAGCCAATATGTGTCTGAATTGAACACAATTAATAGCTCTGTCTCAATAGCTATGCGGAAAAGTTCTTCCACTACATTTGATCAACAGCACCTTACAGCCACCCAGCTGAGAGATCCTGAAACAAGGAAGCAGATACTCTCTTCTGATAAATGTTATCAATTCCTGTCTACATCTCGAGGCTCACCTCCATACTGGGAGAAAACTTTGAAAGACTTATTTGCTATGGTGAAACAATTTAACAATCCAACATGTTTCTGCAGTTTCTCAGCTGCTGATAGACGCTGGCCTGAGATTGTAACAGCTATTTGCACACAGCAAGGTAAACCTGTTCCGGAAGATTTAGACTGGCCTACATACACAAACATAATTAACAGTAACCCAGTGACTGCATGCCGCATGTTCCAAAATCGTGTCCTGTCTTTCATTACAGACCTCATTCTCTCCCTAGTACAGCCTATTGGAGAAGTGTCAGATTTCTTCTACAGAACTGAATTCCAAAGTAGAGGATGGCCACATATTCACTGCTTATTTTGGTGTTCTGATGCCCCTTCGTTCGATCCAAACACTAGCAATAATGAAGACTTCATTAATTATATTGATAAGTACATCACTTGCAACATTCCTGACCAACAGTCAGATCCAGAATTGTTTGAAATAGTTACAAGTGTCCAGATGCACTCAAAAAGGCACTCGAAATCATGCAGAAAAGGAAGCAAGCAGTGCAGATTCAACTTCCCTCGGCCAGTTTCTTTAAACACTTTTATTGCTGTACCAACAGATGCTCCTGATAACATTCCACTAGGAACATACAAAAAAGCTGCAACCAACACCTTGTCAGCTGTTTGGGATATGATCAACTCTTCCCAGGAAGAAGATACTCAAGTAACAGTGTCTGCCATATTTGAAGCTGTCAATATTACTCCAGATCAATATCGAGCTGCTCACTGCGCCTTGgcaacaaaaaatactgttgttttcaaGAGGAACATTACTGAATGCTGGGTTAACCCATATAACAGTCACTTACTAAGAGCATGGAATGGGAACATGGATATCCAACCAGTTCTAGATGTGTATAGTTGCATCATGTACATTGTCAGTTATATTTCAAAAGCTGAAAGAGAACTCGGAGACCTGCTTAGAAATGCCCAAAAAGAAGCAAACGAAGGACATCTTGAACCTGTTAAGCAACTCAGAAAATTGGGTAATGTTTACCTAAACTCCCGAGAGGTCAGCATCATGGAGGCAGTTTATCGTGTTACTGGAATGCATCTCAAGCAATCTTCACGCCAAGTCTTCATTCCTGTAGACAGACATTCAATCAAACTAAGCAAACCACTGAAATACTTAAGAGAACAAGATGAAAATATATGGATGACCAGCTTGACTGACCGATACCTTGCCAGGCCCACATCATCTGACTTTGAACAGATATGCCTTGCCAAATTTGCTCGTGACTATTGCATAAAGGACAGAACTAATCAGAACACTGATCATCTCCCTGAACAGTCCACAAACACTGCTGAATCTAATGTCTacacattacaaaataatttggGCACCATCATGAAAAGGAAAAAACCTGCAGTCATTAGATACATGAAAGTGAACAAGGACAAAAAATCTGAAGATTATTACCACAACATCTTGAGACTTTACTTCCCTCACCGTTCCAAAGAACTGAAGCCTATCAACTTTGAAACTTTTGAAGAAATGTTTCAACAACTGTCACCTATTCTGCTACCAATGATAGCACAATTTGAAAAACTTTCACAAGATCTTGATGAAGCTTGGAGGTCGCTACAAGAACGCGGTTTCCCTGAGGATGCCTGGGCAGATGTAGCGCCAAATCAAGAACCATCCAGACGTGAAGACGACGAAGAATTGCAAAATGCACTGAGGCTTTTTAAAGATAATGCTCAAGAAAAACCGGAAGAAGACATACCAGACTTTTCTCCAAACCACACAGCTGCTACTTCCACTTACCACATTGATTCCCAACATGCTCCTTCAAATTCTCATATAGAACAAAGGAACAGACTTAGAAATATCAATCATCAACAGGCTCAGATCTTTCACTTCGTAAGGACATGGGCACGCATAAAAGAACATGGTGACAATGTAAAACCTTTCTACATTTTCTTAACTGGAGGAGCAGGTACCGGGAAATCATTCACCATTAAATCTATTTATCATGAAGTCAATAGAACCTTCACCAGACCAAGTGGAAATCCAGACTTGCCTGTCGTATTACTAGTTTCCTATACAGGCACAGCCGCGTTCAACATTAATGGTCAGACAATTCATTCTGCCTTCTCCATTAATAGAGGAATGTCAAAAGTATTACCAGAAGATTCTGCGAACACATTACGATCAAACCTTCAAGACCTCCAACTCTTGATCATCGATGAGGTATCTATGTTTCCCGCAGACCTTCTGAATTTAATACATTGTAGACTTCAGCAGATAAAACAGCCGTTTTCGTCATCTGCTTACTTTG AGGCAGTAGATATGTGTCATGATAGTAAAACACAAAAGACTTTCAAACGAAATCAGCCACTTGATGTAAAAAACACAAACTTGCGTGCAAACATCATTATTTGTTGTGGAGCTAGAGTGATGCTTACCATGAATATCGATGTAGCTGATGGACTTACCAATGGTGCAATGGGAACAGTCACATCTGTCATTACACAAACCTGTCCCCTAGGACTACCTGATGCAGTTTGTGTCTTGTTCCAAGAAGAAAGAGTTGGACTTAAGTCAAGAACATCTGTAAAACCTCCTCAAAATGTTGACAGATCTTCAACAGTTATAGTGCCTCAAACAGAACTTATTCAAAGCCGACCCTTCCAGGTTACTAGACACCAATATCCTTTAATGCTTGCTTGGGCTGTTACAACCCATAAAAATTCAAGGCGCTACTACTGA